The Cellulomonas oligotrophica sequence GCCGCCGAGCACCCGGACCGTCCCGGCGTCGCCGAGGTCCAGCGGTGCGACGCCGTCGAACGGCAGCGTCGCGACCCACGCGAGCGCGAGGCCCAGGACCGTGACGACCGCCGCGGCGATCGCGGTGACCACCGCCTTGGCTCCGAGCACGGGCAGGCGGGACGGCACCGCGGCGAACGTGGAGCGCACCATCCCGGTCGAGTACTCCCCGGTGATCAGGAGCACGCCGAGCACGACGAGGGCGAGCTGGGCGACCTGGACCCCGCCCGTCAGGACCACGAGGTTGCTCATCCCGCTGGTCTCGGCGGCCTCGGGGACCGACGTCGACACCAGGGCCAGCATCACGGCGATCGCGGTCATCGCGAGCACCGCACCCGCCAGCGTCCACGCGGTCGAGCGGAGGGTGCGGAACTTGATCCACTCCGAGGTCAGCACGCGCAGCGGCGTGACGCCCGGGCGGGCGGGGGCGCCGGCGCGCACGCGGGCGGGGGAGGTGAGGGTGGACGTGGTCATCGGACGCTCCCGTCGGACGTGACGGCGCCCGCGGGGGCGGGCGCGGGGCTGGCTGCGGGGCTGGTGCGGTACTCGACCTCGTCGGCCGTCAGCGCCAGGTACGCGTCCTCGAGGGAGCCGCGCACCGGTGCCAGCTCGTGCAGGACGACGCCCTGCGCGGCGGCCTGCTCGCCGATCTGCGCGGCGGTCACGCCGACCACCTCGAGCAGGTCGTGCTCGACCTGGGTGACCTGCGCACCCGCGCGCCGCAGGGCCTCCTCGAAGGTGCCGGTCTGCGGGGTCCGCACGCGCACGAGTCCACCGCCCTTGGCCTGCGCGACGAGCTCGCTGACGGGAGCGTCGGCGATCACGCGGCCGCGGCCCACGACGATGACGTGGTCGGCGGTCAGCGCCATCTCGCTCATCAGGTGGGAGGACAGCAGCACCGTGCGGCCCTCGGCGGCGAGCGCGCGCACGAACGTGCGCACCCACAGCACGCCCTCCGGGTCGAGGCCGTTGACGGGCTCGTCCAGCACGAGCGTCTGCGGGTCGCCGAGCATCGCGGCGGCGATGCCCAGGCGCTGGCCCATGCCGAGGGAGAACCCGCCGACGCGGCGACGGGCGACGCTGTCGAGCCCGGTCATGGTGATGACGTCGTCGACGCGGCTGCGGGCGATGCCGTGCGTCGCGGCCAGGGCCCGCAGGTGCGCGTACGCCGTGCGGCCGGTGTGCACGCCCTTCGCGTCGAGCAGCGCCCCGACCTCGTGCAGCGGCGCGCGGTGCTGGGCGTACGGGCGGCCGTTGACGGCCACGGAGCCGGCGGTCGGCCGGTCCAGGCCGACGATCATGCGCATCGTCGTGGACTTGCCGGCCCCGTTGGGGCCCAGGAAGCCCGTGACGGCCCCCGGGCGCACGGTGAACGTCATGCCGTCGACGGCGGTCGTGCCGCCGTACCTCTTGGTCAGTCCTCGGGCCTCGATCATGGGTCCCTCCTCGGTCCGGTGTCGGTCTCGACGCTACGGACGCGGGTGGCGCGGCGGCACCGTCGCGGTGCGGAGATCGGGGTCCGCGCGCGCTCATCCTCCAGACGGAGGCCCCCGTCGTGCGGCCGAGACGCGGCCCCCCGACGGGGGCGGCGGGACCGGTGCGCAGACCGGTGCCGCGACCGCCGGACGCGGGACAGGTCCACCGCGTACGCTCCCGGCACCGCGGGCCCGACGCAGGACCCGCTCCGACCGTCCGGAGGACCCGTGCGCCTGCTGACCGTGCCCGCCGTCGCCGACACGATCGCCCGGCTGATGCAGCGCGGTCCCGGCCCGCGGGTGCCGGACGAGATCGCGTTCGCCGAGATCCCGGCGACGACGACGGCCGTGACGGTGCCCACCCGGCACGGCGACGCGCCCGCGGTGGTCTACGCGCCCCCCGGCGGCGTGGAGGGGGCGCCCGTGCACGTCAACCTGCACGGCGGCGGCTTCGCGCTCGGGCACCCCGAGCAGGACGACCCCTGGTGCCGGTACCTCGCGCACGAGGCCGGCGTGGTCGTCGTCAACGTCGACTACGCCCTCGCGCCGCAGCACCGGTTCCCCGTCGCGGTCGAGCAGGCGTACGACGCCCTGGCGTGGGCGGCGCTGGACGGGCACGGCTGGGACGGGTCGCGCCTGACCGTCGGCGGGCACAGCGCAGGCGGGGCGGCCGCGACGGCGGCGGCCCGGCAGGCCCTGGCGGCGGGGACGCCGCGCGTCGCGCTGCAGGTGCTGCAGTACCCGCCGCTGGACCTGGTGACGCCGGGCGGGCGCAAGCACGCGGCCGGCCGGTCGATCATCTCCGTGCCGATGACCCAGGTCTTCGACACCGCGTACGTGCCGACGCGCGCCGCCAAGGAGCACCCGCTGGCGTCGCCCGCGTGGGACGGCGACACCGCCGACCTCACCGGGATCGCGCCCGCGGTCGTCGTCACCTGCGCGCTGGACCGCCTGCACGACGAGGGCGTGCGGTACGCCGACCGCCTCGCGGCCGCGGGCGCGCTGGTCGAGCACGTCGACCTGCCCGACCAGGACCACGGCTACACCGTGCTGACCCGCGACCGTGCCGTCGTCGAGCGGGTCTACGCGCTGCTGGCCCGGCACGTGCGCACCGCCGTGGGCTGACGGACCGCTCGTCCGGGTGAACCCGCAGGCCCACGGGCCGCCCGGTGGTGACCGTGTCGGTGGCGGACGCTACCGTCCCGGCTCGTGGATCAGAGGTGGTCGGCCGAGCAGGTCGTCGCGCTCGCCCCCGACGCGTCGTCGGCGAAGGCGGGGCACAAGCTGTCGAGCCCCGGGCCGTGGTCGAGCACCGGGGCGAGCGCCCGCCCGGCCGCGCTGTGGGGTCTGTGCCAGGGCTCGGGCAGGACGCCCTACGCGACCGTCGTGGACCTCGCCGCCCCCGCGTACACGTGCTCGTGCCCGAGCCGGAAGTTCCCCT is a genomic window containing:
- a CDS encoding ABC transporter ATP-binding protein — translated: MIEARGLTKRYGGTTAVDGMTFTVRPGAVTGFLGPNGAGKSTTMRMIVGLDRPTAGSVAVNGRPYAQHRAPLHEVGALLDAKGVHTGRTAYAHLRALAATHGIARSRVDDVITMTGLDSVARRRVGGFSLGMGQRLGIAAAMLGDPQTLVLDEPVNGLDPEGVLWVRTFVRALAAEGRTVLLSSHLMSEMALTADHVIVVGRGRVIADAPVSELVAQAKGGGLVRVRTPQTGTFEEALRRAGAQVTQVEHDLLEVVGVTAAQIGEQAAAQGVVLHELAPVRGSLEDAYLALTADEVEYRTSPAASPAPAPAGAVTSDGSVR
- a CDS encoding ABC transporter permease subunit, whose amino-acid sequence is MTTSTLTSPARVRAGAPARPGVTPLRVLTSEWIKFRTLRSTAWTLAGAVLAMTAIAVMLALVSTSVPEAAETSGMSNLVVLTGGVQVAQLALVVLGVLLITGEYSTGMVRSTFAAVPSRLPVLGAKAVVTAIAAAVVTVLGLALAWVATLPFDGVAPLDLGDAGTVRVLGGTVLYLATLTLLALTVGALVRHSAGAIAIVMGLLLVVEPVLYIVPNRITATIGAFLPSTAGSRIMTDPDMLEATRGMNDAPFLTAWQGYGVLLAWVVVLGTLAAVLLRRRDA
- a CDS encoding alpha/beta hydrolase fold domain-containing protein, whose amino-acid sequence is MRLLTVPAVADTIARLMQRGPGPRVPDEIAFAEIPATTTAVTVPTRHGDAPAVVYAPPGGVEGAPVHVNLHGGGFALGHPEQDDPWCRYLAHEAGVVVVNVDYALAPQHRFPVAVEQAYDALAWAALDGHGWDGSRLTVGGHSAGGAAATAAARQALAAGTPRVALQVLQYPPLDLVTPGGRKHAAGRSIISVPMTQVFDTAYVPTRAAKEHPLASPAWDGDTADLTGIAPAVVVTCALDRLHDEGVRYADRLAAAGALVEHVDLPDQDHGYTVLTRDRAVVERVYALLARHVRTAVG